In Anaerobacillus isosaccharinicus, one genomic interval encodes:
- a CDS encoding putative bifunctional diguanylate cyclase/phosphodiesterase — protein MREYVKQFAVDYENVWNLFNHMNDGLIITDSKQNILAANPAFQKITGYQYEELFLKNPSILQSGETPAEVFDDMWSSILDKGTWTGELVNKKKNGEFYWSYITITQIKKANLDDTYYIGIIRDITSRKLAEEKISYLAFHDNLTEMPNRIRFKQVLTETLRDHDKKGERLALIFFDLDRFKIINDTFGHQHGDEMLKGVATRLKEAVGERGVIGRFGGDEFTIMLPSVQSEKEVTDFITMIYKKFTDLPIMCTGRELFITSSMGVSLFPEHGQDANTLIKNADIAMYCSKDEGRNNYQIYNEGMSKGTYYQLIIESELRKALENDEFKVYYQVQVDVKTNEIYGVEALIRWDHPERGIVPPGDFLTIAEEMGIIVDIDDWVLKTACQQVKQWNDEGNNLQVSVNISRKQFERNGFVDFVKKTIRETGIKPEHVNLEITENMAIINVEAAIKKLQALKDLGVHFSLDDFGTGYSSLSQLKRFPINTLKIDQSFVKNSNGNDEDAAIVKLIIAMAKTLQFTVTCEGIETLEQLELIKKEGCNHAQGFLFSKPINAEELKLLLKQPSTVQS, from the coding sequence ATGAGAGAATACGTGAAACAATTTGCCGTTGATTACGAAAACGTTTGGAACCTTTTTAATCATATGAACGATGGATTAATTATTACAGATTCAAAGCAAAATATTTTAGCAGCTAATCCTGCGTTTCAAAAGATAACAGGGTATCAATACGAAGAACTATTTTTAAAGAATCCAAGTATCCTCCAGTCTGGTGAGACGCCAGCAGAAGTGTTTGACGACATGTGGTCGTCAATACTGGATAAAGGAACATGGACAGGAGAACTTGTTAACAAGAAAAAAAACGGTGAGTTCTACTGGTCCTACATTACAATTACTCAAATAAAAAAAGCCAACTTAGATGACACCTACTACATCGGAATTATCCGCGATATCACATCAAGAAAACTTGCCGAGGAAAAAATATCCTATCTTGCTTTTCATGATAACTTAACAGAGATGCCAAATCGCATTCGATTTAAGCAAGTGTTAACTGAAACGTTGAGAGATCACGATAAAAAGGGAGAAAGATTAGCGTTAATCTTCTTTGATCTTGATCGCTTTAAAATTATCAACGATACGTTCGGGCATCAACATGGCGATGAAATGTTAAAAGGTGTGGCAACTCGCTTAAAAGAGGCTGTTGGTGAGCGAGGAGTCATCGGTCGCTTTGGTGGCGATGAATTTACGATCATGCTTCCTTCAGTTCAAAGTGAAAAAGAAGTTACTGACTTCATTACGATGATTTATAAAAAATTCACGGACTTACCAATCATGTGTACCGGTCGCGAACTTTTCATTACATCAAGTATGGGTGTAAGTCTCTTTCCTGAACATGGTCAAGATGCAAATACACTAATTAAAAATGCGGATATCGCGATGTATTGCTCAAAAGACGAAGGCCGAAACAATTATCAAATCTACAATGAGGGAATGAGTAAAGGCACCTATTATCAACTCATCATTGAAAGTGAACTACGCAAAGCCCTTGAAAATGACGAATTCAAAGTTTACTACCAAGTACAAGTGGATGTCAAAACGAATGAAATTTATGGTGTTGAAGCATTAATTCGCTGGGATCACCCTGAGCGAGGCATCGTTCCCCCAGGTGATTTTTTAACAATTGCTGAAGAAATGGGCATTATTGTTGATATTGATGATTGGGTACTAAAAACTGCTTGTCAGCAAGTAAAACAATGGAACGACGAAGGTAATAACTTGCAAGTCTCGGTGAATATTTCGCGCAAACAATTCGAACGCAATGGGTTTGTAGACTTCGTAAAAAAGACGATCCGCGAAACTGGGATTAAACCGGAGCACGTCAATCTAGAAATCACCGAAAATATGGCGATTATAAATGTTGAAGCTGCGATCAAGAAGCTTCAAGCCTTAAAAGATCTAGGCGTCCATTTCTCATTAGACGATTTTGGCACAGGGTACTCGTCGCTTAGCCAATTGAAAAGGTTCCCGATTAATACGCTCAAGATTGATCAATCTTTTGTAAAAAATAGCAACGGTAACGATGAAGATGCAGCGATCGTCAAACTCATCATCGCCATGGCCAAAACACTTCAATTCACCGTGACATGCGAAGGCATTGAAACACTAGAGCAATTAGAACTTATAAAAAAAGAAGGCTGTAACCACGCCCAAGGGTTCCTATTCTCAAAACCTATCAACGCGGAGGAACTGAAACTCTTGTTAAAACAGCCTTCAACAGTACAAAGTTAG
- a CDS encoding flagellar hook-basal body protein, with protein sequence MNQSMITATVTMGQLQKKLDTISNNVANVNTNGFKRRDVQFQDLLFQQLNNQIVNAQETGRNTPLGLRVGTGARVSQTHLRMDQGAIIQTGRPLDVAFAEKNLLFEVLSPEGPPRFTRDGAFYFTPNPNNDNEVFLVTGNGDYVMSETGQAITIPARHESIKISETGRILVTMKDGNNVDTEQEVARLQIVRATKPQLLQNIGDNYFTFPNLEELGLTFDDVLENVPGTVIQGALEGSNVDMGKELSDLILAQRAYQFNTRSISIADQMMGLVNNIRG encoded by the coding sequence ATGAATCAATCAATGATCACGGCGACAGTGACGATGGGCCAATTGCAAAAAAAATTAGATACGATTTCTAATAATGTTGCAAATGTGAATACAAATGGTTTTAAACGTCGCGATGTTCAGTTTCAAGACTTACTGTTTCAACAGTTAAATAATCAAATAGTGAATGCTCAAGAAACTGGTCGTAACACACCGCTTGGATTACGGGTTGGTACAGGAGCACGAGTTTCTCAGACGCATTTGAGGATGGACCAAGGGGCGATTATTCAAACGGGGAGACCTCTTGATGTAGCTTTTGCTGAAAAGAATTTACTTTTTGAAGTTCTTTCTCCAGAAGGGCCACCTCGCTTTACAAGAGATGGTGCCTTTTATTTCACACCAAATCCTAACAATGATAACGAAGTATTCTTAGTGACTGGAAACGGTGATTATGTGATGTCTGAAACTGGACAAGCCATTACAATTCCCGCAAGACATGAATCTATTAAAATCAGTGAAACAGGGCGCATACTTGTTACAATGAAAGATGGGAATAATGTAGATACGGAACAAGAAGTAGCGAGACTTCAAATAGTTCGAGCAACAAAGCCGCAACTTTTACAAAACATCGGTGATAACTATTTTACGTTTCCGAACTTAGAAGAACTAGGTTTAACATTTGACGATGTTTTAGAAAATGTACCGGGTACAGTTATCCAAGGCGCTCTAGAAGGATCAAACGTTGACATGGGTAAAGAGCTTAGCGATTTAATTCTTGCTCAACGTGCTTACCAATTTAATACTCGATCTATTTCCATAGCCGATCAAATGATGGGATTAGTAAATAATATTAGAGGTTAG
- the fabZ gene encoding 3-hydroxyacyl-ACP dehydratase FabZ: protein MLDIQQIKEIIPHRYPFLLVDRIIEVEEGVRAVGIKNVTANEEFFNGHFPDFPVMPGVLIIEALAQVGAVAMLIKEENRGRLAFFAGIDGCRFKGQVKPGDQLRLEVEMTRLRGSIGKGKGTAYVDGKLVAEAELMFALGEKQ from the coding sequence ATGTTAGATATCCAACAAATCAAAGAAATTATTCCACACCGCTATCCATTTCTACTTGTAGACCGAATTATTGAAGTTGAAGAAGGGGTACGAGCAGTCGGGATCAAAAATGTAACTGCTAATGAGGAGTTTTTTAATGGGCATTTCCCAGATTTCCCGGTAATGCCTGGGGTACTTATCATCGAAGCACTTGCTCAAGTAGGTGCAGTCGCAATGCTAATTAAAGAAGAAAACCGCGGACGCCTAGCTTTCTTCGCTGGAATTGATGGCTGCCGTTTCAAAGGCCAAGTAAAGCCTGGCGATCAACTCCGCTTAGAAGTAGAAATGACACGCCTTAGAGGGTCTATCGGTAAAGGTAAAGGGACCGCCTATGTAGACGGGAAATTAGTAGCCGAAGCTGAGCTCATGTTTGCACTAGGAGAGAAACAGTAA
- a CDS encoding Rpn family recombination-promoting nuclease/putative transposase, giving the protein MLKRLPLEKLMDLKVDYAFKQLFGNEKNKHITIIFLNAILKRTGDKRIHDICFINTEFSEEHPFMNWR; this is encoded by the coding sequence GTGCTTAAAAGGCTACCATTAGAGAAACTGATGGATTTGAAGGTGGATTATGCATTCAAACAATTGTTTGGTAATGAAAAAAACAAGCACATCACGATTATCTTCCTCAATGCAATTTTAAAAAGAACTGGCGACAAACGTATTCATGATATTTGCTTTATTAATACCGAATTTTCCGAAGAACACCCTTTCATGAATTGGAGGTGA
- a CDS encoding DNA-directed RNA polymerase subunit beta, translated as MTKDNEKQPNVQNRQGIKKQKEEKKKRNRRKPIRILPIWVRIILVVLIFAGSLLAGAMFGYGVVGDGEPKDVFGKGPWLKIHDIIYKDQD; from the coding sequence ATGACTAAAGATAATGAGAAACAACCTAACGTTCAAAATAGACAAGGCATTAAGAAACAGAAGGAAGAAAAGAAGAAGCGTAATCGGCGTAAACCAATTCGTATTCTTCCCATCTGGGTCCGGATTATTTTAGTTGTCTTAATCTTTGCTGGCAGCCTCTTAGCAGGTGCTATGTTTGGCTACGGTGTCGTTGGAGACGGCGAACCAAAGGATGTTTTTGGCAAAGGACCATGGCTTAAAATTCATGACATCATTTATAAAGACCAAGATTAA